Below is a genomic region from Pirellulales bacterium.
ACCTTTCGTGACGGCAATTTCCATCAATTGGCCAACCCCAGTGGTGTCGATCGAGGCAAATGGGTTCGTCTTGATGATTTCATTTTCTTGGTACGACGGCAGGAATGAGCCGCTGTCGTCGCGGCTCATGCCGAGGCAGGTTTGTGTTAGATCATTCGTACCAAAACTGAAAAATTCGGCGGTTTGGGCAATCTCGTCAGCCGTCAACGCCCCGCGAGGAACTTCGATCATTGTGCCGACCGTGTATTTGATCTTCTTGCCGCTTTCTTTGCTTACTTCGGCGGCGACGCGGTGAGTGATTTCCACTTGTAAATCGAGTTCGCGCTTGAAGCCCACAAGCGGAACCATGATCTCGGGTTGCACTTTCACGCCTTCTTTCATCACTGCCGCGGCAGCCTGAAAGATGGCTCGCACTTGCATCTCGGTAATTTCGGGAAATTTGGTTCCCAGTCGGCAGCCGCGGAAGCCGAGCATCGGGTTGAATTCGTGCAATTCTTCGACTCGCTTCTTCACTTGCTCAACGGTAACGCCAAGCTGCTGGGCCACTTCCTGTTGGCCCTTGGCGTTGTCGTGTTGCGGCAGGAACTCGTGCAGCGGTGGATCGAGCAGGCGGATACACGCCGGACGCCCCTCCAAGGCGCGGAAGATCCCTTCGAAGTCGTGCTGTTGATGCGGGAGAAGCTTGGCGAGCGCCTTTTGCCGATCGGCCAGCGATTCCGACAAAATCATTTGCCGCACTGCAATGATGCGATCACCCTCGAAAAACATGTGCTCGGTACGGCACAGGCCGATGCCGTCGGCACCAAATGCCACGGCGTTTTGCACCTGATCGGGCTGATCGGCGTTCGTCCGCAGGCCGAGTCGGCGATATTTGTCGGCCAACTTCATGATGAAGTTGTAGTATTTGAAGATGCTACTCTCGCTGGGTTTCATCGACTTCGCCACGAGAACCTGCTTGAGCTCGCTATCCGCGGTTTTGATGCTGCCGTTGAAAACTTCGCCGGTTGAGCCGTTGATACTGATCGGATCGCCTTCTCGCAGCGTGATCCCCTTACAGGTCATTGTCCCCGTGGCATAGTCGATATGCACATCGCCAGCGCCTGCAACGCACACCTTGCCCATCTGTCGCGCGACCAGCGCGGCGTGGCTCGATACGCCGCCGCGGGCGGTGAGAATTCCTTCGGACGCGATCATGCCGCGTAGGTCTTCGGGGCTGGTTTCAATTCGAGCAAGAATGACCTTTTCACCTTTTCTTGCCCATTCATCGGCTTTCGTGGCGCTGAAGACGACTTTGCCCGCAGCCGCGCCAGGACCGGCCGCCAAGCCCACGGCCATGAGCTTCCCTTCGTCTTTCGCCCGCTCGTAGTCTAGCCGATCAAAAATTGGCTGGAGTAGTTGATTGAGCGCTTCGGGATCGCCGCTGCGAATCGCGTGCTGCGGCGTCATTAAACCCTCCTTGACCATGTCGTGCGCGATTTTCACATAAGCCAGCGCCGTACGCTTTCCGTTGCGCGTTTGCAGCATATAGAGCTTTTTCTTTTCAATCGTAAACTCAAAATCTTGCACGTCGCCGAAGTTTTTCTCCAGCGTCTTGCGGACTTTTTCCAACTCTTTGTAAGCCGGGCCGATTTCCGGATCCTTAGGCATTTCCGAAACGTGCTTCGGTGTGCGGACGCCGGCGACCACATCTTCCCCTTGGGCATTCACGAGGTATTCACCGTAGAACACGTTTTCGCCTGTCGCCGGGTCGCGAGTGAAGGCGACGCCAGTGCCGCAATCGTTCCCCATGTTTCCAAACACCATGCTTTGCACGTTGACGGCTGTACCCCACTCGTCGGGAATGCGATACTTCTGGCGATAGAGAATGGCCCGCTCGTTCATCCACGAGCCAAACACCGCGCCGATAGCGCCGCTCAATTGATCGGCCGGATCGGCGGGGAATTCTTTGCCGGTGCGGGACTTGATGAGCGATTTGAAGCGCTTTACCAATTCTTGCAGGTCGGCCTCGTTGAGTTGCGTATCTTCGCGCACGCCGAGTTCGCGTTTCAACTCGTCCATCACTTCGTCGAATGGCTCATGCTCGTTCTCGTGGCGCTTCTGCACACCCATGACCACGTCGCCGTACATTTGCACGAATCGGCGATAAGAATCCCAAGCGAAGCGGCCGTTGTTGGTGGCTGCTTTCAGGCCTTCCACGGTCTTGTCGTTCAGCCCGAGATTCAAAATGGTGTCCATCATGCCAGGCATCGAATCGCGCGCGCCGGAGCGAACCGACACGAGCAGCGGATTCTTTGGATCGCCAAATTTCTTCTCGGTCTCCTTTTCGAGCCAAGCCACGGCCTGCTTAACATCCGCCTGCAGCGACGGAGGAAATTTCTTGCCGCTTTTGTAATAATGAACGCAAACCTCGGTGGTGATGGTGAACCCCGGCGGCACGGGCAGGCCGATGCGCGTCATGGCCGCCAAGTTCGCCCCTTTTCCGCCCAAAAGGGCCTTCATGTCGCCACGGCCATCGGTCTTGCTCTTGCTGAAATAGTAAATCAGCTTCCCGGAATCCGCTTTGCCGTTGATGCTGGTCTTCGTGGCAGACTTGGCAGCTTTTGTGGGAGATTTTGAACGGCGTTTGGTAATGGTCGCCATAGTAGTTCAATTTCTGGTTGAATAGGGAGGGGAAACAGCAAGCCGAAACTTGCGGAAACTTAACAAATTGAGCGGCCTACTCGCCTGGATTGGCCAAAAGAATCGAATCCGCGA
It encodes:
- a CDS encoding pyruvate, phosphate dikinase codes for the protein MATITKRRSKSPTKAAKSATKTSINGKADSGKLIYYFSKSKTDGRGDMKALLGGKGANLAAMTRIGLPVPPGFTITTEVCVHYYKSGKKFPPSLQADVKQAVAWLEKETEKKFGDPKNPLLVSVRSGARDSMPGMMDTILNLGLNDKTVEGLKAATNNGRFAWDSYRRFVQMYGDVVMGVQKRHENEHEPFDEVMDELKRELGVREDTQLNEADLQELVKRFKSLIKSRTGKEFPADPADQLSGAIGAVFGSWMNERAILYRQKYRIPDEWGTAVNVQSMVFGNMGNDCGTGVAFTRDPATGENVFYGEYLVNAQGEDVVAGVRTPKHVSEMPKDPEIGPAYKELEKVRKTLEKNFGDVQDFEFTIEKKKLYMLQTRNGKRTALAYVKIAHDMVKEGLMTPQHAIRSGDPEALNQLLQPIFDRLDYERAKDEGKLMAVGLAAGPGAAAGKVVFSATKADEWARKGEKVILARIETSPEDLRGMIASEGILTARGGVSSHAALVARQMGKVCVAGAGDVHIDYATGTMTCKGITLREGDPISINGSTGEVFNGSIKTADSELKQVLVAKSMKPSESSIFKYYNFIMKLADKYRRLGLRTNADQPDQVQNAVAFGADGIGLCRTEHMFFEGDRIIAVRQMILSESLADRQKALAKLLPHQQHDFEGIFRALEGRPACIRLLDPPLHEFLPQHDNAKGQQEVAQQLGVTVEQVKKRVEELHEFNPMLGFRGCRLGTKFPEITEMQVRAIFQAAAAVMKEGVKVQPEIMVPLVGFKRELDLQVEITHRVAAEVSKESGKKIKYTVGTMIEVPRGALTADEIAQTAEFFSFGTNDLTQTCLGMSRDDSGSFLPSYQENEIIKTNPFASIDTTGVGQLMEIAVTKGRATRPGLKMGICGEHGGDPSSIHFCHQVGLDYVSCSPFRVPIARLAAAQAALAAK